From Pseudanabaena sp. PCC 6802, one genomic window encodes:
- a CDS encoding excalibur calcium-binding domain-containing protein translates to MKNFFKSIGSLFSIQSNVYHWKYRLMDRAIARNKPKLPIVQDENRKSGIEDNPLFLIAFVGISFAIVLGVGSVVNNKKAVNTASPTVSICVSQGNCDCKDFATQREAQKVLDAFPDDPFLLDRDKDGLACERLP, encoded by the coding sequence GTGAAAAATTTCTTTAAATCTATCGGATCTTTATTCTCCATTCAGTCAAATGTTTACCATTGGAAATATCGTTTGATGGATCGCGCGATCGCACGTAACAAACCAAAGCTACCCATTGTTCAAGATGAAAACAGGAAGTCAGGCATAGAGGATAACCCACTATTTCTCATCGCATTTGTGGGCATTAGTTTTGCAATCGTTTTAGGGGTAGGGAGTGTAGTCAACAACAAAAAAGCTGTCAATACAGCCAGCCCCACAGTTTCCATTTGCGTGTCACAAGGAAACTGCGATTGTAAGGACTTTGCTACACAGAGGGAGGCTCAAAAAGTTTTAGACGCTTTCCCTGACGATCCTTTCTTACTCGATAGGGACAAAGATGGACTCGCCTGCGAACGCCTGCCTTGA